A part of Miscanthus floridulus cultivar M001 chromosome 6, ASM1932011v1, whole genome shotgun sequence genomic DNA contains:
- the LOC136460882 gene encoding LEAF RUST 10 DISEASE-RESISTANCEUS RECEPTOR-LIKE PROTEIN KINASE-like 1.2, whose translation MAPLLLLLLLLLLLLLLTVADAVPDSCARATCAGQDIHYPFWLSSSAPDCGYPGIGLVCQDNSTLILPFKSHRYRVLRIDYKTHTVLVSDADIVDEYAVGCPRLHVNLTIDTVWLRLAPSDSNITFLYSCKKSITLSSAVELSGCGQPQQQDGNRSYVLRDGGITGAEAYEFECEEVVVAPVLDVHKKAIVGAPDGPPPANGSFREVLQGGFELNYDTNNHQCDRCEGSGGWCGYQRDETHAGGLAFTCFCDSGPSSDRCELALQPVGWVVLGL comes from the exons ATGGCTcctctgctcctgctcctgctcctgctcctgctcctgctcctcctcaccGTAGCCGATGCCGTCCCCGATTCCTGCGCCAGAGCCACATGCGCCGGCCAGGACATCCACTACCCGTTCTGGCTCAGCTCCTCCGCGCCCGACTGCGGCTACCCCGGGATCGGCCTTGTCTGCCAGGACAACTCCACGCTGATCCTCCCCTTCAAGTCCCACAGATACAGAGTACTCCGCATCGACTACAAGACGCATACCGTCCTAGTCTCCGACGCCGACATCGTCGACGAGTACGCGGTCGGCTGCCCGCGCCTCCACGTGAACCTCACCATCGACACCGTCTGGCTGCGGCTGGCGCCCTCCGATTCCAACATCACCTTCCTCTACAGCTGCAAGAAGAGCATTACCCTGTCATCTGCCGTGGAGCTGAGTGGGTGCGGCCAACCACAACAACAAGACGGCAATCGGTCGTACGTGCTGCGGGACGGTGGGATCACGGGTGCCGAGGCGTACGAGTTCGAGtgcgaggaggtggtggtggcgccgGTGCTGGATGTACACAAGAAGGCAATCGTGGGCGCGCCTGACGGTCCGCCTCCGGCGAACGGATCGTTCCGTGAGGTGCTGCAGGGCGGGTTCGAGCTGAACTACGACACCAACAACCACCAGTGCGACCGATGCGAGGGCTCCGGCGGATGGTGCGGCTACCAGCGCGACGAGACGCACGCCGGCGGCTTGGCGTTCACCTGTTTCTGCGATAGCGGCCCGAGCTCGGATCGATGCG aACTAGCTCTTCAGCCTGTTGGATGGGTCGTAttgggcttataa